A region of Polyodon spathula isolate WHYD16114869_AA chromosome 4, ASM1765450v1, whole genome shotgun sequence DNA encodes the following proteins:
- the LOC121314179 gene encoding inositol monophosphatase 1-like isoform X2, giving the protein MSDDWQECMDCGVSAARKAGEVVREALKSEGYMSVMLKSSPADLVTETDQKVESMIISSIREKFPTHSFIGEESVAAGESSVLTDNPTWIIDPIDGTTNFVHRFPFVAVSIGFAVKKELEFGVVYSCMEDKMYTARKGKGAFCNGVQLKVSGQEDITKSLIITELGSNRNPDTVKRVLANMDRLLCIPIHGRTI; this is encoded by the exons ATGTCAGATGATTGGCAAGAGTGTATGGACTGTGGAGTGTCTGCTGCTAGAAAAGCTGGAGAA GTGGTTCGGGAAGCTTTAAAAAGTGAAGGCTATATGTCTGTAATGCTGAAAAGTTCTCCAGCTGATCTGGTAACAGAGACTGATCAGAAGGTGGAGTCGATGATTATATCTTCAATCAGAGAGAAATTTCCAACTCACAG ttttattggaGAGGAGTCTGTGGCAGCAGGAGAATCTAGCGTACTAACAGACAACCCCACTTGGATTATCGACCCCATTGATGGGACAACTAACTTTGTGCACAG atttccaTTTGTAGCCGTGTCTATTGGCTTTGCGGTCAAGAAAGAG CTAGAATTTGGAGTTGTTTACAGCTGCATGGAGGACAAAATGTACACTGCAAGGAAAGGGAAAGGAGCATTTTGCAATGGAGTGCAGCTAAAGGTCTCCGGGCAAGAAG aTATAACCAAATCACTTATAATTACTGAACTGGGTTCCAATCGAAACCCAGATACTGTGAAAAGGGTTCTTGCAAACATGGATCGGCTTTTGTGCATTCCAATTCACGG GAGGACCATTTGA
- the LOC121314179 gene encoding inositol monophosphatase 1-like isoform X1, with amino-acid sequence MSDDWQECMDCGVSAARKAGEVVREALKSEGYMSVMLKSSPADLVTETDQKVESMIISSIREKFPTHSFIGEESVAAGESSVLTDNPTWIIDPIDGTTNFVHRFPFVAVSIGFAVKKELEFGVVYSCMEDKMYTARKGKGAFCNGVQLKVSGQEDITKSLIITELGSNRNPDTVKRVLANMDRLLCIPIHGIRAVGTAAVNMCLVATGGADAYYEIGVHCWDMAAAAVIVTEAGGIVMDVTGGPFDLMSRRLITASSRAIGERIAKELQAFPCERDDGKKED; translated from the exons ATGTCAGATGATTGGCAAGAGTGTATGGACTGTGGAGTGTCTGCTGCTAGAAAAGCTGGAGAA GTGGTTCGGGAAGCTTTAAAAAGTGAAGGCTATATGTCTGTAATGCTGAAAAGTTCTCCAGCTGATCTGGTAACAGAGACTGATCAGAAGGTGGAGTCGATGATTATATCTTCAATCAGAGAGAAATTTCCAACTCACAG ttttattggaGAGGAGTCTGTGGCAGCAGGAGAATCTAGCGTACTAACAGACAACCCCACTTGGATTATCGACCCCATTGATGGGACAACTAACTTTGTGCACAG atttccaTTTGTAGCCGTGTCTATTGGCTTTGCGGTCAAGAAAGAG CTAGAATTTGGAGTTGTTTACAGCTGCATGGAGGACAAAATGTACACTGCAAGGAAAGGGAAAGGAGCATTTTGCAATGGAGTGCAGCTAAAGGTCTCCGGGCAAGAAG aTATAACCAAATCACTTATAATTACTGAACTGGGTTCCAATCGAAACCCAGATACTGTGAAAAGGGTTCTTGCAAACATGGATCGGCTTTTGTGCATTCCAATTCACGG AATCCGAGCGGTAGGCACAGCTGCAGTCAACATGTGCCTAGTGGCCACAGGCGGGGCAGATGCTTATTACGAAATTGGGGTCCACTGCTGGGACATGGCAGCAGCTGCAGTCATAGTTACAGAAGCGGGAGGCATTGTAATGGATGTCACTG GAGGACCATTTGATTTAATGTCCCGAAGATTGATAACAGCAAGCAGTAGAGCCATTGGAGAAAGAATAGCGAAAGAGCTTCAGGCATTTCCATGTGAAAGAGATGATGGAAAGAAAGAAGATTAA